The proteins below come from a single Asanoa ferruginea genomic window:
- a CDS encoding phosphotransferase family protein encodes MTRFAHLVLVDANGTPLGVLPPYQVPVPWWQESADVVDGARVHFGLDVTILRLLSADRPAMPGGTVTYVAECAAAPAVAVPLAEAGVDEAAVTSPAENRAPYARPGGPAASIGWAAARLADLGWTGVAAHQHRTWNLSAIWRLDAAGGQRAWLKQVPPFFRQEGAVLRWLAQAAPGRAPTLLAEGDEGRLLLANVPGDDWYGADLAGHHRIGVTAHGIQLTAAGDLDTLVAAGLPDRRGTRLADWIRRTLAPHLPTVDEVLPDLDERLAAAAACGLPDTLVHGDLHPGNTRVSGDDDPVVIDWGDSFAGNPVFDILRLSERVDDDAAAGLRAAWSARWRAAVPGCDPDGAITALRPVAALRSAAVYAEFLANIEESEHPYHAADVPHCLREAQQEAGRHTVGA; translated from the coding sequence GTGACCCGCTTCGCCCACCTGGTGCTCGTCGACGCCAACGGCACGCCGTTGGGTGTGCTGCCGCCCTATCAGGTGCCGGTGCCGTGGTGGCAGGAGTCGGCCGATGTCGTCGACGGCGCCCGGGTGCACTTCGGCCTCGACGTGACCATCCTGCGGCTGCTCAGCGCCGACCGGCCGGCGATGCCCGGCGGCACGGTGACCTACGTGGCCGAGTGCGCGGCCGCGCCGGCCGTGGCGGTCCCGCTGGCCGAGGCCGGGGTCGACGAGGCGGCGGTGACGAGTCCCGCGGAGAACCGCGCACCCTACGCGCGGCCGGGCGGGCCCGCCGCGAGCATCGGCTGGGCCGCGGCGCGGCTGGCCGACCTGGGCTGGACGGGTGTCGCCGCGCACCAGCACCGCACCTGGAACCTCTCGGCGATCTGGCGGCTCGACGCCGCCGGGGGGCAGCGGGCCTGGCTCAAACAGGTGCCGCCGTTCTTCCGGCAGGAGGGCGCCGTGCTCCGCTGGCTGGCCCAGGCCGCACCCGGTCGGGCGCCGACCCTGCTCGCCGAGGGCGACGAGGGCCGGTTGCTGCTCGCAAACGTGCCGGGCGACGACTGGTATGGCGCCGACCTCGCCGGGCATCACCGGATCGGCGTGACCGCACACGGCATCCAACTCACCGCCGCCGGCGATCTCGACACGCTGGTCGCGGCCGGCCTGCCCGACCGGCGCGGCACGCGGCTCGCCGACTGGATCCGCCGCACGCTCGCGCCACACCTGCCCACGGTCGACGAGGTCCTCCCCGACCTCGACGAGCGGCTCGCCGCGGCCGCCGCGTGCGGCTTGCCGGACACCCTCGTGCACGGCGACCTGCATCCGGGCAACACCCGGGTCAGCGGCGACGACGATCCGGTGGTGATCGACTGGGGTGACTCGTTCGCCGGCAACCCGGTGTTCGACATCCTGCGGCTGAGCGAGCGGGTCGACGACGATGCCGCCGCCGGGCTGCGGGCGGCCTGGTCGGCGCGCTGGCGGGCGGCCGTTCCCGGCTGTGACCCCGACGGCGCGATCACCGCACTGCGCCCGGTCGCCGCGCTGCGGTCGGCCGCCGTCTACGCCGAGTTCCTCGCCAACATCGAGGAGAGCGAGCATCCCTATCACGCCGCCGACGTGCCGCACTGCCTGCGCGAGGCCCAACAGGAGGCGGGGCGGCATACCGTAGGTGCATGA
- a CDS encoding metallophosphoesterase family protein, translated as MLLLIMSDTHLPMRAKDLPAPLWMMVDEADVVVHAGDWVDVDLLDRLEARSRRLVGVYGNNDGPALRARLPEVARETLDGVRLAVVHETGQATGREARCAATFPDTDVLVFGHSHIPWDTTAPGGLRLLNPGSPTDRRRQPHHTFMTAEITDGALTAVALHRLDPTGS; from the coding sequence GTGCTGCTCCTGATCATGTCGGATACCCACCTGCCCATGCGGGCGAAAGACCTCCCCGCTCCACTATGGATGATGGTTGACGAGGCCGACGTGGTGGTGCACGCCGGCGACTGGGTCGACGTCGACCTGCTCGACCGGCTCGAGGCCCGCTCGCGCCGGCTGGTCGGCGTCTACGGCAACAACGACGGCCCGGCGCTGCGCGCCCGGCTGCCCGAGGTGGCCCGCGAGACCCTCGACGGGGTGCGGCTGGCCGTGGTGCACGAGACCGGCCAGGCAACCGGCCGGGAAGCCCGCTGCGCCGCCACCTTCCCCGACACCGACGTGCTGGTCTTCGGCCACTCGCACATCCCCTGGGACACGACGGCGCCGGGCGGCCTGCGCCTGCTCAACCCCGGCTCACCCACCGACCGCCGCCGCCAGCCCCACCACACCTTCATGACCGCCGAAATCACCGACGGCGCCCTGACCGCGGTGGCACTGCACCGCCTCGACCCGACCGGGTCCTAG
- a CDS encoding serine hydrolase, with protein MATVGAVFGLPDGVAAAPGGDLEDLRATPLAAARKIRQVYTKESAAAGGNWQALVTVAGSSEIAVTDQPDTMVEAYSVNKIAVAVAVLDKVDRGLLKLTQRVNVTAAVAAGDSDGIFRLDGAYPSAVTLGHVLSALLTVSDDVAARLCGDVAPAAEINKILVGKGFGKTQVQLTGNPNRFYMGRTTPRETHTLLRRLVAGTLLSRASTNVILSRLRSPIAFTDGIRREMSSLERGRIATKAGWFGASRHEAGVIFDRGSAPVLTYAIFADGQSGAANFGATHPAVRARSRMGRAFLDAVNGLPGDRSVPAARESLAG; from the coding sequence ATGGCGACCGTAGGGGCGGTGTTCGGCCTGCCGGACGGCGTGGCAGCGGCTCCGGGCGGCGATCTGGAGGACCTGCGGGCGACCCCGCTGGCGGCGGCCCGCAAGATCCGTCAGGTCTACACCAAGGAGAGCGCGGCAGCGGGCGGCAACTGGCAGGCCCTGGTCACGGTGGCGGGGTCGAGCGAGATCGCGGTGACGGACCAGCCGGACACGATGGTCGAGGCCTACAGCGTCAACAAGATCGCGGTCGCCGTGGCAGTGCTCGACAAGGTCGACCGGGGCCTGCTGAAGCTCACCCAGCGGGTCAACGTGACGGCGGCGGTCGCGGCCGGCGACAGCGACGGCATCTTCCGGTTGGACGGCGCCTACCCCAGCGCCGTCACACTGGGCCACGTGCTCTCGGCGCTGCTGACGGTGTCCGACGACGTGGCCGCCCGACTGTGCGGTGACGTCGCACCGGCTGCGGAGATCAACAAGATCCTGGTCGGGAAGGGTTTCGGCAAGACCCAGGTGCAGCTGACGGGCAACCCCAACCGGTTCTACATGGGCCGCACCACGCCGCGCGAGACCCACACGCTGCTGCGCCGTCTGGTGGCCGGCACGCTGCTGTCGCGGGCGTCGACCAACGTGATCCTGTCGCGGCTGCGGTCGCCGATCGCCTTCACCGACGGCATCCGGCGGGAGATGTCCTCTTTGGAACGCGGCCGGATCGCGACGAAGGCCGGCTGGTTCGGCGCCTCCCGACACGAGGCCGGCGTCATCTTCGACCGGGGCAGCGCGCCGGTGCTGACCTACGCCATCTTCGCCGACGGCCAGAGCGGCGCCGCCAACTTCGGCGCGACTCACCCGGCCGTGCGCGCCCGCTCCCGGATGGGCCGCGCCTTCCTCGACGCGGTCAACGGCCTGCCCGGCGACCGCAGCGTCCCGGCTGCGCGCGAGTCGTTGGCCGGCTAA